The following are encoded in a window of Loxodonta africana isolate mLoxAfr1 chromosome Y, mLoxAfr1.hap2, whole genome shotgun sequence genomic DNA:
- the LOC100658435 gene encoding protein Shroom2 isoform X2, with protein sequence METSRSPSPQFAPQKLTDKPPLLIQDESSTRIERLMENNTTVKMVPIKIVHSESQPEKESRQGLAQPAEPPTLPSGLERDQIKTLSTSEQSYSRFCVYTRQGAESGEPPRARPTEPEPPGAQVPPTKESCASPGGLSYMKAKEKTAEDLKSEELAREIVGKDRSLADVLDPSVKMKTTMDLMGGIFPKDEQLLEEAQQRRKLLPKGPSPRTMEDKKEEPSVATAMSLATSSTYYSTSAPKAELLIKMKDLKEQQDAQEDSGSDLDHDLSVKKELIDSISRKLQVLREARETLLEDIQANNELGDEMEAIAKDVCKPNEFDKFRMFIGDLDKVVNLLLSLSGRLARVENALNNLDDSASPGDRQLLLEKRRVLTQQHEDAKELKENLDRRERVVFDILASYLSEENLADHKHFVKMKSALIIEQRELEDKIHLGEEQLKCLLDSLQPEHNK encoded by the exons AATTGAGCGGTTGATGGAGAACAACACGACAGTGAAGATGGTGCCCATCAAGATCGTGCACTCAGAGAGCCAGCCCGAGAAAGAGAGCCGCCAGGGCCTGGCCCAGCCTGCCGAGCCGCCCACCCTGCCCAGCGGGCTGGAGCGCGACCAGATCAAGACGCTGAGCACATCAGAGCAGTCCTATTCCCGCTTCTGCGTGTACACTCGGCAGGGCGCCGAGTCTGGGGAGCCACCCCGAGCCCGGCCGACCGAGCCCGAGCCCCCTGGCGCCCAGGTGCCCCCCACCAAGGAGAGCTGTGCCTCCCCTGGGGGGCTCAGCTACATGAAGGCCAAAGAGAAGACAGCAGAGGACCTTAAGTCTGAGGAGCTGGCCCGTGAGATCGTGGGGAAGGACCGGTCCCTGGCTGACGTCCTGGACCCCAGTGTGAAGATGAAGACCACCATGGACCTGATGGGGGGCATTTTCCCCAAGGACGAGCAACTCCTGGAGGAGGCCCAGCAGCGGAGAAAGCTGCTCCCCAAAGGCCCCTCCCCGCGGACAATGGAGGACAA GAAAGAGGAGCCGAGTGTGGCAACGGCCATGTCCCTGGCCACCAGCTCCACGTACTACAGCACATCGGCCCCTAAGGCGGAGCTGCTAATCAAGATGAAGGATCTGAAGGAGCAGCAGGATGCCCAGGAGGACTCAGGGAGTGACCTGGACCATGACCTGTCGGTGAAGAAG GAACTCATTGACAGCATCAGTCGCAAGCTGCAGGTGTTGCGGGAAGCCCGGGAGACGCTGCTGGAGGACATCCAGGCCAACAACGAGCTCGGGGATGAAATGGAGGCCATCGCCAAAGATGTCTGCAAGCCCAACGAGTTTGACAAGTTCCGTATGTTCATCGGggacctggacaaggtggtgaacCTCTTGCTGTCACTGTCAGGCCGCCTGGCCCGTGTGGAGAACGCCCTCAATAACCTGGACGACAGTGCTTCTCCTGGGGACCGG CAGTTGCTGCTGGAGAAGCGGAGGGTCCTCACCCAGCAGCATGAAGATGCCAAGGAGCTCAAGGAGAACCTGGACCGACGGGAGCGCGTCGTGTTTGACATCCTGGCCAGCTACCTCAGCGAGGAAAACCTGGCAGACCACAAGCACTTTGTGAAGATGAAGTCGGCCCTCATCATTGAGCAGCGGGAGCTGGAGGACAAGATCCACCTCGGCGAGGAGCAGCTCAAATGTCTGCTCGACAGCCTCCAGCCTGAGCATAACAAATAG
- the LOC100658435 gene encoding protein Shroom2 isoform X1 → METSRSPSPQFAPQKLTDKPPLLIQDESSTRIERLMENNTTVKMVPIKIVHSESQPEKESRQGLAQPAEPPTLPSGLERDQIKTLSTSEQSYSRFCVYTRQGAESGEPPRARPTEPEPPGAQVPPTKESCASPGGLSYMKAKEKTAEDLKSEELAREIVGKDRSLADVLDPSVKMKTTMDLMGGIFPKDEQLLEEAQQRRKLLPKGPSPRTMEDKKEEPSVATAMSLATSSTYYSTSAPKAELLIKMKDLKEQQDAQEDSGSDLDHDLSVKKQELIDSISRKLQVLREARETLLEDIQANNELGDEMEAIAKDVCKPNEFDKFRMFIGDLDKVVNLLLSLSGRLARVENALNNLDDSASPGDRQLLLEKRRVLTQQHEDAKELKENLDRRERVVFDILASYLSEENLADHKHFVKMKSALIIEQRELEDKIHLGEEQLKCLLDSLQPEHNK, encoded by the exons AATTGAGCGGTTGATGGAGAACAACACGACAGTGAAGATGGTGCCCATCAAGATCGTGCACTCAGAGAGCCAGCCCGAGAAAGAGAGCCGCCAGGGCCTGGCCCAGCCTGCCGAGCCGCCCACCCTGCCCAGCGGGCTGGAGCGCGACCAGATCAAGACGCTGAGCACATCAGAGCAGTCCTATTCCCGCTTCTGCGTGTACACTCGGCAGGGCGCCGAGTCTGGGGAGCCACCCCGAGCCCGGCCGACCGAGCCCGAGCCCCCTGGCGCCCAGGTGCCCCCCACCAAGGAGAGCTGTGCCTCCCCTGGGGGGCTCAGCTACATGAAGGCCAAAGAGAAGACAGCAGAGGACCTTAAGTCTGAGGAGCTGGCCCGTGAGATCGTGGGGAAGGACCGGTCCCTGGCTGACGTCCTGGACCCCAGTGTGAAGATGAAGACCACCATGGACCTGATGGGGGGCATTTTCCCCAAGGACGAGCAACTCCTGGAGGAGGCCCAGCAGCGGAGAAAGCTGCTCCCCAAAGGCCCCTCCCCGCGGACAATGGAGGACAA GAAAGAGGAGCCGAGTGTGGCAACGGCCATGTCCCTGGCCACCAGCTCCACGTACTACAGCACATCGGCCCCTAAGGCGGAGCTGCTAATCAAGATGAAGGATCTGAAGGAGCAGCAGGATGCCCAGGAGGACTCAGGGAGTGACCTGGACCATGACCTGTCGGTGAAGAAG CAGGAACTCATTGACAGCATCAGTCGCAAGCTGCAGGTGTTGCGGGAAGCCCGGGAGACGCTGCTGGAGGACATCCAGGCCAACAACGAGCTCGGGGATGAAATGGAGGCCATCGCCAAAGATGTCTGCAAGCCCAACGAGTTTGACAAGTTCCGTATGTTCATCGGggacctggacaaggtggtgaacCTCTTGCTGTCACTGTCAGGCCGCCTGGCCCGTGTGGAGAACGCCCTCAATAACCTGGACGACAGTGCTTCTCCTGGGGACCGG CAGTTGCTGCTGGAGAAGCGGAGGGTCCTCACCCAGCAGCATGAAGATGCCAAGGAGCTCAAGGAGAACCTGGACCGACGGGAGCGCGTCGTGTTTGACATCCTGGCCAGCTACCTCAGCGAGGAAAACCTGGCAGACCACAAGCACTTTGTGAAGATGAAGTCGGCCCTCATCATTGAGCAGCGGGAGCTGGAGGACAAGATCCACCTCGGCGAGGAGCAGCTCAAATGTCTGCTCGACAGCCTCCAGCCTGAGCATAACAAATAG